A stretch of the Cytobacillus luteolus genome encodes the following:
- a CDS encoding ammonium transporter has translation METQVLMDNLWVMLGTILVFFMLGGFILLEAGSTRMKNAGHIAGKTIFTAGIGALVFWAVGYGFIYGEGNAFIGLSNFFYGDASTVEEGLTPAVDFMFQMMFALVSLTIAFGGFAERAKLSAYVIFAVLFSALIYPVVAHWIWGGGWLGEHGKQDFAGSTVVHLTGAMAALAATVILKPRIGKYNKNGSSNEIAGHNQVYTALGVLILWVGWFGFNAGSTFGVADGFFGFVGLNTQLAAAAGAIAAMFIAWVVSGKADVPTTLNGALAGLVAITASCGFVEPWAAVVIGLVGGLIVFYSMKFFDKAKIDDPIFALSVHGTVGIWGTLSNGLFAVPSLSTDIGWGQAGLFYGGGFTQLGVQILGVAASGVYAFVISFIILKVMDKALGGIRVTEEEEIIGLDLSEHGSYGYPESLSAPNEKAGA, from the coding sequence ATGGAGACCCAAGTATTAATGGATAATTTGTGGGTTATGCTTGGCACGATTTTAGTATTTTTTATGTTAGGTGGATTTATCTTACTTGAGGCTGGATCAACTCGGATGAAAAATGCGGGACATATTGCTGGTAAAACAATTTTCACCGCTGGTATTGGAGCATTGGTCTTCTGGGCTGTTGGATATGGATTTATTTATGGAGAGGGTAACGCGTTTATTGGTTTATCCAATTTCTTTTACGGGGATGCTTCAACTGTTGAGGAAGGCTTAACACCTGCAGTTGATTTTATGTTTCAAATGATGTTTGCACTTGTTTCATTAACAATCGCATTTGGAGGGTTTGCTGAACGTGCAAAGCTATCGGCTTATGTGATCTTTGCCGTATTATTCTCGGCACTTATCTATCCAGTTGTTGCTCACTGGATCTGGGGTGGCGGCTGGTTAGGTGAACATGGTAAACAAGATTTCGCAGGTTCAACCGTTGTTCATTTAACCGGTGCAATGGCAGCTTTAGCGGCAACAGTCATCTTAAAACCACGTATTGGAAAATATAACAAAAACGGTTCTTCAAATGAGATTGCTGGTCATAACCAAGTATATACAGCATTAGGAGTCTTAATTTTATGGGTAGGATGGTTCGGATTTAACGCAGGTAGTACATTCGGAGTAGCAGATGGATTCTTTGGTTTCGTTGGACTAAACACACAATTAGCTGCAGCAGCAGGTGCTATTGCTGCAATGTTTATCGCCTGGGTTGTAAGTGGGAAAGCAGATGTGCCAACTACTTTAAATGGAGCGTTAGCCGGTCTAGTTGCCATCACTGCATCCTGTGGGTTTGTTGAGCCGTGGGCAGCGGTAGTTATTGGTTTAGTTGGAGGCCTTATCGTTTTTTATAGTATGAAGTTCTTTGATAAAGCGAAGATTGATGACCCGATTTTTGCCTTATCAGTTCACGGAACAGTTGGGATTTGGGGAACTCTTTCTAACGGACTTTTCGCGGTTCCTTCTTTATCAACAGACATTGGCTGGGGGCAAGCAGGATTATTTTACGGCGGAGGCTTCACTCAATTGGGAGTTCAAATCTTAGGGGTAGCTGCTTCAGGAGTCTATGCATTCGTCATATCCTTCATTATTTTAAAGGTAATGGATAAAGCACTGGGTGGAATTCGAGTAACAGAAGAGGAAGAAATCATTGGTCTTGATTTAAGTGAACATGGAAGCTACGGATATCCAGAAAGCCTTTCAGCCCCAAATGAAAAAGCAGGTGCTTAG
- a CDS encoding exonuclease domain-containing protein: MRNQVVQFMKQLSGMLHPSLFASVSNQNNAANIAFLRQLQRELKAEDVLQVPFSDLKVVVFDLETTGFYPQKGDRILSIGAVKVVGDQLKDSDVFYSLVNNINPLPDTIKELTGICEDDLEHAPELGTVLREFYQFTQTVPLIAHHATHEKNFMHHASWSTLKMNFQHRVIDTSFLTKIVEPAKSLVSLDECCNHFGIQITKRHHALHDAIATAKLWTKSIQLIQEHGFHTLSDVYTHLANR, translated from the coding sequence ATGAGGAATCAGGTAGTTCAGTTTATGAAACAGTTATCTGGAATGCTGCACCCAAGCCTTTTCGCTTCTGTTTCTAATCAAAATAATGCAGCAAACATTGCATTTCTTAGACAACTCCAGCGTGAATTGAAGGCAGAAGATGTGCTTCAGGTTCCTTTTTCAGATTTAAAGGTTGTAGTGTTTGATTTAGAAACAACAGGTTTTTACCCACAAAAGGGTGACCGAATACTATCAATAGGTGCTGTAAAAGTAGTTGGTGATCAACTCAAGGACAGTGACGTGTTTTACTCGTTAGTGAACAATATAAATCCACTACCTGATACCATAAAAGAGTTGACCGGAATCTGTGAGGATGATCTTGAACATGCACCGGAATTAGGCACCGTCCTACGAGAATTCTATCAGTTCACACAAACCGTCCCACTCATTGCACACCACGCAACTCATGAGAAGAACTTCATGCACCATGCTAGTTGGTCAACTTTAAAAATGAATTTTCAGCATAGAGTAATTGACACATCGTTTTTAACAAAGATTGTTGAGCCTGCGAAAAGCTTGGTTAGTCTGGATGAATGCTGCAACCATTTTGGAATACAGATTACTAAAAGACATCACGCACTTCATGATGCCATTGCAACTGCAAAGCTCTGGACAAAAAGCATCCAACTAATTCAAGAACACGGCTTTCACACTCTATCAGATGTATACACCCACCTAGCAAACCGTTAA
- a CDS encoding DUF294 nucleotidyltransferase-like domain-containing protein produces the protein MVFVKYTENSELEEEMNPYLKIRQLREKGIYKFSHGHRTLNHFHDQLMKKTVQVAIEKVESEFGPVPALFAFFTMGSAARSEQSIWSDQDHGLIFAGNEQEKPYFLQLGTEISKGLHEVGYEYCDGNVMASNMKWCHSIGGWEKQLTEWLDEASWESLRYFTTFFDSRVLLGEEGYLRSLKETSISRLNEESFLYSRLLENISHVKKGIGVLGQFLPDIYGKKPGHLNSKDTIFFPYVNSIRLLALKEAILDPSTINRFEKLPLHLSHIKSYQSHFERLLELRLLLKRNATNYEDVHYVKIDSLSKFEKQELKQIMKKGYKLFNETKEIILKGCRS, from the coding sequence ATGGTCTTTGTTAAATATACTGAGAATAGTGAGCTTGAAGAAGAGATGAATCCTTATCTAAAAATAAGACAGTTGCGAGAGAAGGGTATTTATAAGTTTTCACATGGTCACCGTACTCTTAACCACTTCCATGATCAACTTATGAAAAAAACAGTTCAGGTTGCAATCGAAAAGGTGGAAAGCGAGTTTGGGCCAGTCCCAGCTCTCTTTGCCTTTTTTACAATGGGAAGTGCTGCAAGGTCAGAACAATCTATTTGGAGTGATCAAGACCATGGTCTGATTTTTGCAGGAAACGAACAGGAAAAACCTTATTTTTTACAACTAGGAACTGAGATTTCTAAAGGGTTACATGAGGTTGGTTATGAATACTGTGATGGCAATGTCATGGCTTCGAACATGAAATGGTGTCATTCAATTGGTGGTTGGGAGAAGCAACTAACTGAATGGCTTGATGAAGCTAGCTGGGAATCCCTTCGTTATTTTACTACCTTCTTTGACTCTCGTGTTTTGTTGGGAGAAGAAGGCTATTTGCGTAGTTTAAAAGAAACATCAATTAGTAGACTGAATGAAGAGTCCTTTTTATACTCTCGATTACTCGAAAATATCAGTCATGTTAAAAAGGGAATTGGTGTACTAGGGCAGTTTTTGCCAGACATCTATGGGAAGAAACCGGGTCACCTTAATAGTAAGGATACTATCTTCTTTCCTTATGTAAATTCAATTCGTCTGCTCGCATTGAAGGAGGCCATCTTAGATCCTTCAACAATAAACCGGTTTGAAAAATTACCTCTTCATTTATCACACATAAAAAGCTATCAATCTCATTTTGAAAGACTGCTAGAATTGCGACTTTTATTAAAAAGGAATGCAACTAACTATGAGGATGTTCATTATGTGAAAATTGATTCATTATCGAAATTCGAAAAGCAAGAGCTTAAACAAATTATGAAAAAAGGTTATAAGTTGTTTAATGAGACCAAAGAGATCATCCTTAAAGGGTGTCGATCATGA